In Burkholderiales bacterium, a genomic segment contains:
- a CDS encoding cupin domain-containing protein — MKVDAEPKWKYHGVRVVRSTELDSNTPQTPGMNRAAAITHARTGAEKLWAGTVLIHPKAKTGAHHHGPVESVIYVVSGRARMRWGDRLEFVAEAGPGDFIYVPPYVPHQEINASPDEELQCVLVRSDGEAVVVNLDIEPVERPETVKWIDPIHKD, encoded by the coding sequence ATGAAAGTCGATGCGGAACCGAAGTGGAAGTACCACGGCGTTCGCGTCGTGAGAAGCACCGAGCTGGACAGCAACACGCCGCAGACGCCGGGGATGAACCGGGCAGCGGCGATCACTCATGCGCGCACCGGCGCCGAGAAACTGTGGGCCGGCACGGTCCTCATCCACCCGAAGGCCAAGACCGGTGCCCACCATCACGGCCCGGTGGAGAGCGTGATCTACGTGGTGAGCGGCAGGGCGCGCATGCGCTGGGGCGATCGCCTGGAGTTCGTCGCGGAAGCGGGGCCCGGCGACTTCATCTACGTGCCGCCATACGTCCCGCACCAGGAGATCAACGCCTCGCCCGACGAGGAGCTGCAATGCGTCCTGGTCCGGAGCGATGGAGAAGCCGTGGTCGTCAATCTCGACATCGAGCCGGTCGAGCGGCCCGAGACCGTCAAATGGATTGATCCCATCCACAAGGACTGA
- a CDS encoding DUF2238 domain-containing protein, with protein MKLPHRRFLYLLSALLAAEFAILALAPQDRKDWLLENVLVVLFVGFLYATYRRLTLSRVSYFLIFVFLSLHLIGAHYTYSLVPYDRWFEAISGRSLNEVLGWERNNFDRVVHFSYGLLLAYPIREVFLRVAMLRGFWGYFFPLDITMSTSLLYELIEWGAAAAFGGELGQAFLGTQGDVWDAHKDMALASSGALAAMLVTAALNYWVQRDFAAEWLESLRVKESRPLGEDEFRRLRDGARPER; from the coding sequence CTGAAGCTCCCACACCGGCGGTTCCTGTACCTGCTCAGCGCGTTGCTGGCGGCGGAGTTCGCGATCCTCGCGCTCGCGCCTCAGGACCGCAAGGACTGGCTGCTGGAAAACGTTCTGGTCGTGCTCTTCGTCGGCTTCCTGTACGCCACCTACCGCCGGCTCACGCTGTCGCGCGTTTCCTATTTCCTGATCTTCGTCTTCCTGTCGCTGCATCTGATCGGCGCGCACTACACCTATTCGCTGGTACCTTACGATCGCTGGTTCGAGGCGATCAGCGGGCGCAGCCTGAACGAGGTGCTCGGCTGGGAGCGTAACAACTTCGACCGCGTGGTGCATTTCTCCTACGGATTGCTGCTCGCCTACCCGATCCGCGAGGTCTTTCTGCGGGTGGCGATGCTGCGCGGATTCTGGGGCTACTTCTTTCCGCTCGACATCACGATGAGCACGTCGCTGCTCTACGAGCTGATCGAGTGGGGCGCGGCGGCTGCCTTCGGTGGCGAACTGGGTCAGGCCTTTCTGGGCACCCAGGGCGATGTCTGGGACGCGCACAAGGACATGGCTCTGGCCAGCAGCGGCGCGCTCGCGGCGATGCTGGTCACTGCGGCACTGAACTATTGGGTACAGCGCGATTTCGCCGCAGAATGGCTGGAGAGCCTGCGGGTGAAGGAATCCCGCCCGCTGGGCGAGGACGAGTTCAGACGCCTGAGGGACGGGGCGCGGCCGGAGCGCTAG
- a CDS encoding sn-glycerol-3-phosphate transporter, translated as MKTLAAVGAAAFLMLAGPSAADEDPRYYFQTSLLTRHFEPKPEHNNQQGLLNVERYWDEGLLIGGAYFRNSFNQPAQYVYVGKRYTLPYTREAFYAKITAGLLHGYKDEYQDRIPLNGYGVAPAVLPALGFRGKTLGGELIIFGTAGAMLTIGFGF; from the coding sequence ATGAAGACTTTGGCTGCGGTCGGAGCGGCCGCTTTCTTGATGCTTGCCGGACCCTCGGCGGCGGACGAGGACCCGCGCTACTACTTCCAGACCAGCCTGCTGACCCGGCACTTCGAGCCCAAACCCGAGCACAACAACCAGCAGGGCCTGCTCAACGTCGAGCGCTACTGGGACGAAGGCTTGCTGATCGGCGGCGCCTACTTCCGCAATTCGTTCAACCAGCCGGCGCAATACGTCTACGTCGGCAAGCGCTACACGCTGCCGTATACGCGTGAGGCGTTCTACGCCAAGATCACCGCCGGCCTGCTGCACGGATACAAGGACGAGTACCAGGATCGAATCCCGCTGAACGGCTACGGCGTGGCCCCGGCCGTCCTGCCGGCGCTCGGCTTTCGCGGCAAGACGCTGGGCGGCGAGCTCATCATCTTCGGGACCGCGGGGGCGATGCTGACGATCGGCTTCGGTTTCTAG
- a CDS encoding FAD-linked oxidase C-terminal domain-containing protein, with protein sequence MNAPTVPVRSTLRSAAHPLAARLRRHVDGEVLFDAFSRGRYSTDASIYQIEPVGVVVPRSEEAARAALQIAVEEGVPVLPRGAGTSQCGQTVGAALVIDCSKYLDRLVNLDIERREAIVQPGLVLDRLNAQLRRDRLWFPVDVSTSAQATVGGMAGNNSCGARSIRYGNMVHNVQAIEAWLPDGELYRFGPSEEVACGPPRYRALVEKIHAVVRREAEEIARRWPTVLRRVQGYNLDMVQPHRAHNLAHLLVGSEGTLALTRRLALKLAPLPAHKVLGVVHFPSFRRAMECTPHIVKLDPDAVELVDRTMLGLARDIAAFRPAVERFIRGEPEAILLVEFAGEERPTLLSRLKRLTELMADLGLPAAVVEITEAGLQRDVWEVRKAGLNIMMSMKGDGKPVSFIEDCAVPLEHLAEYTERLSRVFEKHGTTGTWYAHASVGTLHVRPVLDMRRDGAQKMRAIAEEACALVREFKGAYSGEHGDGLVRSEWIEPILGSRLTAALAEVKRLFDPRGLMNPGKIVAPPRMDERTLFRYRPGYHVPPLRTALDWSEWGGFGPAVEMCNNNGHCRKFDAGTMCPSYRVTRDEQDLTRGRANTLRLALSGQLGREALTSQAMAQTMALCVSCKGCRRECPTGVDMARMKIEFLHQYVQRRGASARQKLIAFLPRYAPALSRLAPILNLGAAIPGMAWLLDKTLGLSRHRRLPTWSLRPFSSPSMRVSSGESAGPEVVLFADTFNRYFEPENLHDAIAVLRAGGCTVRVAQPKDAGRPLCCGRTFLAAGFVDEARAEARRMIEALRPDVLRGRAIVGLEPSCLLTLRDEYRVLGLPRGDVDGLAARALLLEEFIAREARAGSFAAPFGRLERLALLHGHCHQKAFDTMGAVRETLALVPGLQVREIESSCCGMAGSFGFEAEHFAISRKMAEAALLPAVRAAPEALLVADGTSCRHQIRDGAGRPAWHVARVLRRALDGGAA encoded by the coding sequence GTGAACGCTCCGACCGTGCCGGTGCGAAGCACCCTCCGGTCCGCCGCGCACCCGCTCGCCGCCAGGCTGCGCCGACACGTCGACGGCGAGGTGCTGTTCGACGCTTTTTCCCGCGGCCGCTACAGCACCGACGCTTCGATCTACCAGATCGAGCCGGTCGGCGTGGTCGTTCCCCGCAGCGAAGAAGCCGCGCGCGCGGCGCTGCAGATCGCCGTGGAGGAAGGTGTCCCGGTCCTGCCGCGTGGCGCCGGCACCTCGCAGTGCGGCCAGACGGTCGGTGCCGCCCTGGTCATCGATTGCTCCAAGTACCTGGACCGCCTCGTCAACCTCGACATCGAGCGGCGCGAGGCGATCGTGCAACCCGGCCTGGTGCTCGACCGGCTCAATGCGCAACTGCGCCGCGACCGTCTCTGGTTTCCGGTCGACGTGTCCACTTCCGCGCAGGCCACGGTGGGCGGCATGGCGGGGAACAACTCCTGCGGCGCCCGCTCGATTCGCTACGGCAACATGGTGCACAACGTGCAGGCCATCGAAGCCTGGCTGCCCGACGGCGAGTTGTATCGCTTCGGTCCCAGCGAAGAGGTTGCCTGCGGGCCGCCCCGCTACCGCGCGCTGGTGGAGAAGATCCACGCGGTGGTGCGGCGCGAGGCCGAGGAGATCGCGCGGCGCTGGCCGACCGTGCTGCGCCGAGTGCAGGGATACAACCTCGACATGGTCCAGCCGCACCGCGCGCACAATCTGGCGCACCTCCTGGTCGGCTCGGAAGGCACACTCGCCTTGACGCGCCGGCTCGCGCTCAAGCTCGCCCCGTTGCCGGCGCACAAGGTCCTTGGCGTGGTGCACTTCCCGAGCTTCCGGCGGGCCATGGAATGCACCCCGCACATCGTGAAGCTGGATCCGGACGCGGTCGAACTCGTCGACCGCACGATGCTCGGGCTCGCGCGCGACATCGCGGCCTTCCGCCCGGCCGTCGAGCGTTTCATCCGCGGCGAGCCCGAGGCGATCCTGCTGGTCGAATTCGCGGGCGAGGAGCGGCCGACATTGCTCTCCCGGCTGAAACGGCTCACCGAATTGATGGCAGACCTCGGCCTTCCGGCAGCCGTGGTCGAAATCACCGAAGCGGGGCTGCAGCGCGATGTCTGGGAAGTGCGCAAGGCGGGCTTGAACATCATGATGTCGATGAAGGGAGACGGCAAGCCGGTGTCATTCATCGAGGACTGTGCCGTGCCGCTGGAGCATCTGGCCGAGTACACCGAGCGGCTCAGCAGGGTCTTCGAGAAGCACGGCACCACCGGCACCTGGTATGCCCACGCCTCGGTCGGCACGCTGCACGTACGCCCCGTTCTGGACATGCGCCGCGACGGTGCGCAGAAGATGCGTGCGATCGCGGAAGAAGCCTGCGCCCTGGTGCGCGAGTTCAAGGGCGCCTATTCCGGCGAGCACGGCGACGGGCTGGTGCGTTCCGAGTGGATCGAACCCATCCTCGGCAGCCGGCTCACGGCGGCGCTCGCCGAGGTGAAGCGCCTGTTCGATCCGCGCGGGCTGATGAATCCGGGAAAGATCGTCGCACCGCCACGCATGGACGAGCGCACGCTCTTTCGCTACCGGCCCGGCTATCACGTCCCGCCACTGCGCACCGCGCTCGACTGGTCGGAATGGGGCGGATTCGGGCCAGCGGTGGAGATGTGCAACAACAACGGTCACTGCCGCAAGTTCGACGCCGGTACGATGTGCCCCTCCTATCGCGTCACGCGCGACGAACAGGACTTGACGCGCGGCCGGGCGAACACCCTGCGACTCGCGCTCTCCGGCCAGCTCGGCCGGGAGGCGCTCACCTCGCAGGCCATGGCGCAGACCATGGCGTTGTGCGTGAGCTGCAAAGGCTGCCGGCGCGAATGTCCCACCGGAGTCGACATGGCGCGCATGAAGATCGAATTTCTTCACCAGTACGTGCAGCGGCGCGGCGCGAGCGCGCGCCAGAAACTGATCGCCTTCCTGCCCCGCTACGCGCCGGCGCTCTCCCGGCTGGCGCCGATTCTCAATCTCGGCGCCGCCATCCCGGGCATGGCCTGGCTTCTGGACAAGACTCTCGGCTTGAGTCGCCATCGTCGGCTGCCGACCTGGAGCCTGCGGCCCTTTTCGTCGCCCTCGATGAGGGTCTCCAGCGGCGAGAGCGCCGGGCCGGAGGTGGTCCTGTTCGCGGACACCTTCAACCGCTACTTCGAGCCCGAGAACCTGCACGACGCCATCGCGGTGCTGCGGGCGGGCGGCTGCACGGTGCGGGTCGCGCAACCGAAGGACGCCGGACGCCCGCTGTGCTGTGGACGGACTTTCCTGGCTGCCGGGTTCGTGGATGAGGCGCGCGCGGAGGCGCGCAGGATGATCGAGGCGCTGCGCCCGGACGTGCTGCGCGGGCGCGCGATCGTGGGACTCGAACCGTCGTGCCTGCTGACCCTGCGCGACGAGTATCGGGTGCTCGGGCTGCCGCGGGGCGATGTCGATGGGCTCGCGGCGCGCGCTTTGCTGCTCGAGGAATTCATCGCGCGCGAAGCGCGCGCGGGTTCCTTCGCTGCCCCCTTCGGTCGGCTCGAACGATTGGCGCTGCTGCACGGGCATTGCCACCAGAAGGCCTTCGATACGATGGGCGCGGTGCGCGAGACCCTGGCACTGGTTCCCGGGCTGCAAGTGCGGGAAATCGAATCGAGCTGCTGCGGGATGGCGGGCAGTTTCGGCTTCGAGGCCGAGCATTTCGCCATCAGCCGCAAGATGGCCGAGGCGGCGCTGCTGCCGGCGGTACGCGCGGCGCCCGAGGCGCTGCTCGTTGCCGACGGCACCAGTTGCCGGCATCAGATACGCGACGGCGCCGGTCGACCCGCATGGCACGTCGCGCGCGTGCTGCGCCGGGCGCTCGATGGGGGTGCGGCTTGA
- a CDS encoding aminotransferase class V-fold PLP-dependent enzyme, with the protein MSSRRGRHFLQIPGPTNVPDRILRAIDRPTIDHRGPEFARLAHEVLDGLKQIFRTRHPVIVYAASGTGAWEAALVNTLSPGDRVLMAETGHFATLWMRLAIRLGLQVDFLPGDWRRGADPAAIEARLAQDRAHAIKAVCVVHNETSTGVTSRVAEVRKAIDRAGHPALFMVDTISSLACIDYRHDEWGVDVAVGGSQKGLMLPPGLSFNATSERALAASKSAKLPRAYWSWDEMLASNRNGFFPYTPATNLLYGLKEAIAMLLEEGLDRVFARHARLAEATRRAVRGWGLEILCVDAEEYSHSVTAILMPPGHDADRLREIALERYDLSLGAGLGKLAGKVFRIGHLGDFNELMLAGTLCGVEMGLTIAGVPIRREGVAAALDYLGAAPAATQPQAPATASGRS; encoded by the coding sequence ATGAGCAGCCGCCGCGGACGCCACTTCCTCCAGATCCCCGGCCCGACCAATGTTCCGGACCGCATCCTGCGGGCCATCGACCGGCCGACGATCGATCACCGCGGGCCCGAGTTCGCGCGACTCGCCCATGAAGTGCTCGACGGCCTCAAGCAGATCTTCAGGACGCGCCACCCGGTCATCGTCTATGCGGCCTCGGGCACCGGCGCCTGGGAAGCCGCGCTGGTCAACACGCTCTCGCCCGGCGACCGCGTGCTGATGGCGGAGACCGGCCATTTCGCCACCCTGTGGATGAGGCTCGCGATCCGCCTCGGGCTGCAGGTCGACTTCCTGCCGGGAGACTGGCGACGCGGTGCCGATCCGGCGGCGATCGAAGCCAGGCTCGCGCAGGACCGGGCGCACGCGATCAAGGCGGTCTGCGTGGTCCACAACGAAACTTCGACCGGTGTGACAAGCCGCGTCGCCGAGGTGCGGAAGGCCATCGACCGCGCGGGACATCCGGCGCTGTTCATGGTGGACACCATCTCCTCACTGGCCTGCATCGACTACCGACACGACGAGTGGGGCGTGGACGTCGCGGTGGGCGGCTCGCAGAAGGGGCTGATGCTGCCGCCCGGGCTTTCGTTCAATGCGACGAGCGAGCGTGCGCTCGCGGCGTCGAAGTCGGCGAAGCTGCCGCGCGCGTACTGGAGCTGGGACGAGATGCTGGCCAGCAACCGCAACGGCTTCTTTCCCTACACCCCGGCGACCAATCTGCTCTACGGGCTCAAGGAAGCGATCGCCATGCTGCTCGAGGAAGGGCTGGACCGTGTGTTCGCCCGCCATGCGCGGCTGGCGGAAGCCACCCGTCGCGCGGTGCGCGGGTGGGGGCTGGAGATCCTGTGCGTCGATGCGGAGGAATACAGCCACTCGGTCACGGCAATCCTGATGCCGCCCGGCCACGATGCCGACCGGCTGCGCGAGATCGCGCTCGAGCGCTATGACCTGTCGCTCGGCGCCGGCCTCGGCAAGCTGGCTGGGAAGGTGTTTCGCATCGGGCACCTGGGCGACTTCAACGAGCTGATGCTGGCGGGAACGCTGTGCGGCGTGGAGATGGGGCTCACGATTGCCGGCGTGCCGATTCGCCGGGAAGGCGTGGCGGCCGCGCTCGATTACCTCGGCGCTGCGCCGGCCGCGACCCAGCCGCAGGCCCCGGCGACGGCTTCCGGGCGGAGCTGA